A window of the Candidatus Nitrosotalea okcheonensis genome harbors these coding sequences:
- the ilvC gene encoding ketol-acid reductoisomerase, translated as MAKSWKDADVDLDLIKNQTIAVIGYGIQGHAQANNLKDSGLNIIVGLQESGSSWKKAQQAGHKVMSIPQACESADIIHILIPDMVQAQVYKEFIGPHLKAGKALSFSHAAAIHWGWIQAPKDVDVIMVAPKGPGSKVRETYQQGFGTPSIVAVYQDYTKKAWDRTLGIAKGLGSTRAGVIETTFKEEVETDWFGEQVDLCGGSASMVMNAFETLVEAGYQPEIAYFEVLHELKLIVDMIQRYGIAGMYRRVSETARYGGLTRGPMVMDKDVKEKMKKALKMIQDGTFNQEWISDYQKNGKNSFDKFMKEIDTHQIEKVGRNMRKMMWPDSTE; from the coding sequence ATGGCTAAAAGTTGGAAAGACGCAGATGTTGATTTAGATCTAATTAAAAATCAAACTATAGCTGTAATTGGCTATGGAATACAGGGTCATGCCCAGGCAAACAATCTCAAAGATTCTGGACTTAATATCATAGTTGGTTTGCAGGAATCTGGTTCAAGTTGGAAAAAAGCGCAACAGGCAGGACATAAAGTAATGTCAATTCCACAAGCTTGTGAAAGTGCAGACATTATTCATATTTTGATCCCTGATATGGTTCAGGCCCAAGTCTACAAGGAATTTATAGGACCACATCTTAAGGCGGGGAAAGCGCTTTCGTTTTCTCATGCAGCTGCAATTCACTGGGGCTGGATACAGGCCCCTAAGGATGTGGATGTAATCATGGTCGCGCCAAAGGGTCCTGGTTCTAAGGTACGTGAAACATATCAACAAGGATTTGGTACGCCTTCCATTGTTGCAGTATACCAAGATTATACCAAGAAAGCTTGGGATCGAACACTTGGGATTGCAAAGGGTTTAGGTAGTACAAGAGCTGGTGTGATAGAAACCACCTTTAAAGAAGAGGTGGAAACTGACTGGTTTGGAGAACAGGTAGATCTTTGTGGCGGTTCTGCCTCGATGGTTATGAATGCATTTGAGACTCTGGTTGAAGCAGGGTACCAACCAGAGATTGCATATTTTGAAGTTTTACATGAACTGAAATTAATAGTTGACATGATTCAGAGATATGGGATTGCAGGAATGTATCGCAGGGTAAGTGAAACCGCAAGATATGGTGGACTCACACGAGGCCCAATGGTTATGGATAAAGACGTAAAAGAAAAGATGAAAAAAGCATTAAAGATGATCCAAGATGGAACATTCAACCAAGAATGGATTTCTGATTATCAAAAGAACGGCAAAAACTCTTTTGACAAATTCATGAAGGAAATAGATACACATCAAATAGAAAAAGTAGGAAGAAATATGAGAAAGATGATGTGGCCTGACTCTACAGAGTAG
- a CDS encoding MFS transporter: MNLQWISQDGKLLLGAKIVRTFSYGFLSVVLAIYLKLIGFNDILIGLVLTATLVNSVFFNLFSSAYADKIGRRRILVIYAVLMIMSSLIFFVTDNYVALVIAALIGTINVTGSEVGAFLSLEQALLPQTVYDAKKRNSIFAIYNAAGTFAMSAGVLLAGLPSILQNYGFDKINAIKLLFLIYASCAIVVLVIYLALSKNVEVKDNVPKSGLSLKNISPKSRGIIAKMSSLFAVDSFGGGFVIQSIVSFWFYTKFGADLSSLSYIFAIAGILTAISYMASTRIASKIGLVNTMVFTHIPSNVLLILLALAPSFSIAISLYFARMSLSQMDVPTRQSYLMGVVGENERVNAAVFTNTSRNISQAISPSLTGIIISTLSLSAPFVVGGVLKIIYDVGIFFSFRKIKPPEEL; the protein is encoded by the coding sequence ATGAATCTACAATGGATATCGCAAGACGGCAAACTCTTGCTTGGAGCAAAAATTGTCCGGACTTTTTCATATGGTTTTCTTAGCGTAGTTCTTGCAATCTATCTAAAACTCATAGGATTCAATGATATCCTAATTGGTCTTGTACTTACAGCCACGCTTGTAAACAGCGTATTTTTCAATCTCTTCTCAAGTGCATATGCTGATAAAATAGGAAGGAGAAGAATTCTGGTAATATATGCTGTATTGATGATAATGTCATCTCTAATATTTTTTGTGACAGACAATTATGTAGCTCTTGTTATTGCAGCTCTTATTGGAACCATAAACGTGACAGGATCTGAAGTTGGAGCATTTCTGTCACTAGAACAAGCTTTGTTACCGCAAACTGTATACGATGCAAAAAAAAGAAACTCGATATTTGCAATCTATAATGCAGCTGGAACTTTTGCCATGTCTGCAGGGGTTCTACTGGCAGGCCTGCCGTCAATATTGCAAAACTATGGCTTTGACAAGATTAATGCAATAAAATTACTGTTCTTGATTTATGCATCTTGTGCAATAGTAGTTCTTGTAATTTATCTGGCGCTTTCTAAAAATGTCGAAGTAAAAGACAATGTCCCCAAGTCCGGCCTTTCGTTGAAAAACATCTCTCCAAAATCTCGAGGCATAATTGCAAAAATGTCTTCACTTTTTGCGGTTGACTCGTTTGGAGGAGGTTTTGTCATACAGAGCATTGTATCATTCTGGTTTTACACCAAATTTGGCGCAGACCTGTCTTCATTATCATACATATTTGCAATTGCAGGAATACTTACAGCCATATCTTATATGGCTTCTACGAGGATTGCATCAAAAATAGGGCTGGTAAACACAATGGTCTTCACGCACATTCCGTCAAATGTATTGTTGATACTTCTTGCACTTGCTCCTTCTTTTTCTATTGCAATCTCTCTATATTTTGCAAGGATGAGTTTGTCACAAATGGATGTTCCAACTAGGCAGTCATATTTGATGGGTGTAGTGGGAGAAAATGAGAGAGTAAATGCAGCCGTTTTTACAAATACCTCAAGAAACATATCTCAGGCAATAAGCCCATCACTTACTGGTATAATAATATCCACACTTTCACTTTCTGCGCCGTTTGTAGTTGGCGGGGTTTTGAAGATTATCTACGATGTTGGAATTTTTTTTAGCTTTAGAAAGATAAAACCTCCAGAAGAGCTCTAA
- a CDS encoding tetratricopeptide repeat protein: protein MNGFINFSSDDEDVNLEHLYRIGLFHAKRGNPRDAIFYFDKVLEVKPSHFDALANRGNALGKLGKYDQAITCYEVILKDNPDHTVCLLNKGLALHYLGRYDQAITCYDKILIRTPDNAITLYHKACTKSLQNDIEQSLALLEKAILLDSEYTKKASMDKDFTNLCNDPRFKSLIV from the coding sequence TTGAACGGATTCATTAATTTTTCATCTGATGACGAGGATGTAAATCTAGAACACTTGTACCGCATTGGATTATTCCACGCAAAGAGAGGTAACCCCCGTGACGCAATATTTTATTTTGACAAGGTCTTGGAAGTTAAACCAAGCCATTTTGATGCACTTGCAAACAGGGGAAATGCATTAGGAAAACTTGGAAAATATGACCAAGCAATCACATGTTATGAAGTCATTCTAAAAGATAATCCGGATCACACAGTATGTCTACTCAACAAAGGCCTTGCACTACACTATCTTGGAAGATATGACCAAGCAATCACATGTTATGACAAAATTTTGATACGCACTCCAGATAATGCAATCACACTATACCACAAGGCCTGTACCAAATCTCTTCAAAATGACATTGAACAATCTCTGGCATTGTTGGAAAAAGCAATACTACTTGATTCAGAATATACAAAAAAGGCCTCAATGGACAAGGATTTTACCAATCTTTGCAATGATCCAAGATTCAAGTCACTCATAGTATAA
- a CDS encoding cobalamin B12-binding domain-containing protein, translated as MSQKAQTKRIRILVSKLGLDGHDRGALVLCRAFRDAGMEVIYSGLFATPERIAQIVEDEDIDVVALSLLNGAHLTLFPRVAKAIKDKGINDVLVIGGGVIPEDDKPDLEKSGVLGNFGPGTPLPAIIDFIQTNISKTKK; from the coding sequence ATGTCTCAGAAGGCTCAAACAAAGAGAATCAGGATTCTTGTTTCAAAACTAGGACTTGACGGTCATGATAGAGGGGCTTTGGTATTATGCAGGGCATTCAGGGACGCAGGAATGGAAGTCATTTATTCAGGATTGTTTGCAACGCCAGAAAGAATAGCCCAGATAGTAGAAGACGAGGATATCGATGTAGTAGCACTCAGTCTTCTAAATGGTGCACATCTGACTCTGTTTCCAAGAGTGGCAAAGGCAATCAAAGACAAGGGAATCAACGATGTCTTGGTAATAGGCGGAGGAGTCATACCAGAAGATGACAAGCCGGATCTTGAAAAATCAGGAGTTTTAGGAAACTTTGGTCCAGGAACTCCACTTCCAGCAATAATTGATTTCATCCAGACAAATATTTCAAAGACAAAAAAATAA
- a CDS encoding NAD(P)-dependent oxidoreductase, translated as MNVGIIGTGLLGSAIARRIATSGHNVHAYNRTRQKAESLEKSGIVIEDSPTELAKKCDVVITIVKDVQAIEEVSFGKNGIVNGKHKGLVVADMSTINPISSRKIAKKFSDNGISMIDAPVMGGPSLAEKGKMTIMVGGKKETYQKCKSVLDLIGEKTFHLGENGSGHAMKLAMNSQIAILALSISEGIILAKKSGLDPLTFLEVLNSTYFKTGMSVNKGPKMVKGEFEPSFFLKMMQKDLDEIDYTAKKCGANMPMSRLANQIYQKAINEGFGDIDYTGILAYLEKSG; from the coding sequence ATGAATGTGGGAATCATAGGCACTGGTCTTCTTGGAAGTGCGATTGCAAGACGTATAGCAACATCAGGGCACAATGTACATGCATACAATAGAACAAGACAAAAAGCAGAATCTCTAGAAAAATCAGGAATTGTGATAGAGGATTCTCCCACAGAATTGGCAAAAAAATGCGATGTTGTCATAACCATAGTAAAAGATGTGCAGGCCATTGAAGAGGTATCTTTTGGCAAAAACGGAATTGTCAATGGAAAACATAAGGGCTTGGTTGTTGCAGATATGAGCACAATCAACCCGATATCATCAAGGAAAATTGCCAAAAAATTTTCAGACAATGGAATTTCAATGATCGATGCGCCTGTAATGGGAGGTCCAAGTTTAGCAGAAAAAGGCAAGATGACAATAATGGTTGGCGGTAAAAAAGAGACATACCAGAAATGTAAATCAGTGTTAGATTTGATCGGAGAGAAAACATTTCACCTTGGAGAAAACGGTTCAGGGCATGCAATGAAGCTTGCAATGAATTCACAGATAGCAATTCTTGCTCTTTCAATATCAGAAGGAATCATACTTGCAAAAAAATCCGGTCTAGACCCATTGACATTTCTCGAAGTTCTAAACTCTACATATTTTAAGACAGGAATGAGTGTTAACAAAGGACCTAAGATGGTAAAGGGTGAATTTGAACCAAGTTTCTTTCTGAAAATGATGCAAAAAGATCTAGACGAGATAGATTACACAGCAAAAAAGTGTGGGGCCAATATGCCCATGTCCAGACTTGCAAATCAAATATACCAAAAAGCAATCAATGAAGGGTTTGGTGACATCGACTATACCGGAATTCTTGCATATCTTGAAAAATCAGGATGA